One genomic segment of Arachis duranensis cultivar V14167 chromosome 4, aradu.V14167.gnm2.J7QH, whole genome shotgun sequence includes these proteins:
- the LOC107485837 gene encoding LOW QUALITY PROTEIN: U-box domain-containing protein 15-like (The sequence of the model RefSeq protein was modified relative to this genomic sequence to represent the inferred CDS: inserted 1 base in 1 codon), with protein MANAHALEEEEEEGEGHEAVEEIQRVIESVAQFGQYRKTQRKECHNLVRRFKLMLPIVEELRDIPEPFHENGIVWLKKLRDALLFAKELLRLCSQGSKILLAMETEAYMIKFQGVYEKLSQAFEDVPCEELGISDEVREQIELMHTQLKRARRRTDTQDMELAMDMMVVLSGDEQRSADSAIIERLAKKLELQRVEDLKIETLAIKQLADERKGQQVDSTKKIIGLLNKLKRIAGMEETSVLDDPVLPRVLVKSISLVIPHEFLCPITLEIMTDPVIIASGQTYERESIVKWFESKHNTCPKTRQTLDHLQLAPNCALKSIIEEWCEKNHFKLPKKFKSXIRMLSKESPENRILIAEHGGIPPLIQILSYPDSKIQEHAVTALLNLSIDEKNKRLISKEGAIPAIIEVLENGSIVAKENSAACLFSLSMLDENKELVGLSNGIPPLVKLLRNGTVRGKKDAITALFNLSLNHANKSRAISAGIVAPLLQLLKDTKTNMIDEALSILLLLSSISEGRQEIGQLSFIETLVEFIKDGTPKNKECAASVLLELCTNNYSYILAALQYGVYEHLIQIKGSGTNRAQRKANALLDLISRSEQI; from the exons ATGGCAAATGCACACGCAttagaggaagaggaagaagaaggagagggaCACGAAGCGGTGGAGGAAATCCAACGCGTCATTGAATCGGTTGCGCAATTCGGACAGTATAGAAAGACACAGAGAAAAGAATGTCACAACTTGGTGCGGCGGTTCAAACTCATGCTGCCTATCGTGGAAGAGCTCCGAGATATTCCGGAGCCCTTCCACGAAAACGGCATCGTTTGGTTGAAGAAACTTAGGGATGCACTCTTGTTTGCCAAGGAACTCTTGAGGTTATGTAGCCAAGGAAGCAAAATTCTCCTT GCAATGGAGACGGAGGCATATATGATAAAATTTCAAGGTGTTTATGAGAAATTGAGTCAAGCATTTGAAGATGTGCCTTGTGAGGAATTAGGAATCTCAGATGAAGTCAGAGAACAG ATTGAGCTAATGCACACTCAGCTCAAGCGGGCGAGGAGGAGGACGGATACACAGGACATGGAGCTTGCAATGGATATGATGGTGGTGTTATCCGGCGATGAGCAACGGAGCGCCGACAGTGCCATCATTGAGAGGCTAGCAAAGAAATTAGAGCTTCAAAGGGTTGAGGATCTTAAGATAGAAACCTTGGCGATCAAGCAACTGGCTGATGAAAGAAAAGGGCAACAAGTAGATAGCACCAAGAAAATAATTGGCCTCCTTAACAAGTTGAAGAGAATTGCTGGCATGGAAGAAACAAGTGTTCTTGATGATCCTGTCCTGCCTAGGGTGCTTGTGAAGAGCATATCTTTGGTTATTCCTCATGAGTTTCTTTGTCCTATAACCCTTGAAATCATGACAGATCCTGTTATTATTGCAAGTGGACag ACATATGAAAGGGAAAGCATAGTGAAATGGTTTGAATCCAAACATAATACCTGTCCAAAGACAAGGCAAACCCTTGATCACTTGCAACTAGCACCAAATTGTGCCTTAAAGAGCATAATTGAAGAATGGTGTGAGAAAAACCACTTCAAACTACCAAAGAAGTTCAAAT TCATTCGAATGCTGTCGAAAGAAAGCCCCGAGAATCGGATCTTGATTGCTGAGCATGGAGGAATACCACCATTGATacaaatcttatcttatccggATTCAAAGATTCAAGAACATGCTGTGACAGCATTGTTGAATCTTTCAATTGATGAGAAGAACAAGAGGCTAATATCAAAAGAAGGTGCTATTCCAGCAATCATAGAGGTTTTGGAGAATGGTAGCATTGTTGCTAAGGAAAATTCAGCAGCATGTTTGTTTAGTCTCTCAATGCTTGATGAGAACAAAGAACTTGTGGGATTGTCAAATGGGATTCCACCATTGGTGAAACTTTTGAGGAATGGAACAGTTAGAGGGAAAAAAGATGCTATTACAGCACTTTTTAATTTGTCCCTTAACCATGCAAATAAAAGCAGGGCGATTAGTGCTGGTATTGTCGCACCTTTGCTTCAGTTGCTTAAGGACACAAAAACAAACATGATTGACGAGGCTCTATCCATTCTGTTACTGCTCTCCTCGATTTCCGAGGGGAGACAGGAGATTGGACAGCTGTCATTTATCGAGACACTTGTTGAGTTCATTAAGGATGGGACCCCCAAGAACAAGGAGTGTGCTGCTTCTGTGCTCCTGGAGTTGTGTACAAATAACTACTCTTATATACTTGCAGCACTTCAGTATGGAGTTTATGAGCATTTGATTCAGATCAAAGGGAGTGGAACAAATAGAGCACAGAGGAAAGCAAATGCTCTCTTAGATCTTATAAGTAGGAGTGAGCAAATTTAG